Proteins from a single region of Streptomyces sp. HUAS 15-9:
- a CDS encoding SCO4402 family protein yields MTVQGSENSSRRGRRSSTMGGMPLNDMPWWRWRSNVRSALHMLSDPVFQRDVWLAGADGYGDVTDAVYRLVEDTWLDSWSAEKYVGTIFRDSQEAALVDTAVLRVLRIMHQVGPDAPVQAYVEHHAWPEAVRAARDAHVRMSASDGEDPDAPPRSLEVLRIMTRSA; encoded by the coding sequence GTGACCGTGCAAGGTTCGGAGAACTCTTCCCGTCGCGGCCGTCGCTCATCCACCATGGGCGGCATGCCACTCAACGACATGCCGTGGTGGCGCTGGCGCAGCAATGTGCGCTCCGCGCTGCACATGCTCTCCGATCCGGTCTTCCAGCGCGACGTCTGGCTGGCGGGCGCGGACGGGTACGGCGACGTGACCGACGCCGTGTACCGCCTGGTGGAGGACACCTGGCTGGACAGCTGGTCCGCCGAGAAGTACGTCGGCACGATCTTCCGGGACTCGCAGGAGGCGGCGCTCGTCGACACCGCCGTGCTGCGGGTGCTGCGGATCATGCACCAGGTCGGGCCGGACGCGCCGGTCCAGGCCTACGTCGAGCACCACGCGTGGCCGGAGGCGGTGCGGGCGGCACGGGACGCGCACGTCCGGATGTCGGCGAGCGACGGGGAGGACCCGGACGCGCCGCCGCGGAGCCTTGAGGTACTGCGGATAATGACGCGGTCCGCGTAG
- a CDS encoding maleylpyruvate isomerase N-terminal domain-containing protein, giving the protein MSGAGRFEAYDEDEGYDGPFDGPFEDENEGENERGTEYDGQGAVSGDARPSEPDGTGGTDGGNGGGNGGDGGGRDPSRPPRIPMPRISVEDSGLPLPEPSGITAAPLVLPHDVLKSLLGAWALAACSAAEAAAVEEHLGACGTCADEAQRLRAAVGLLHQPESLDLDPTLRNRVLESCLERRQPAIPVPEWTAPYDAETARLYALLQDIGDAEWHAPVRLRWFERDVATSRRTTVAGVIAHLMSVDGLVAVALGLEDPLGEAEGETPLAPAARTEACWKASRFPPTRSVGAPWREQSHSIVRTVSFAGGGGQLTVPYGDFELPLRDAMLDRAFECWVHADDIAEAVDYPYETPSARHLNQMVDLAARMLPAVLAARRRAGLASPGAARHLVTAGAPGRSLRLEIEGSGGGEWLIPLDAPGAVGSADHEVAHVALDGAEFCRLAAGHVPPAEAAAGQVGDREAIRDVLFAAASLSRM; this is encoded by the coding sequence GTGAGCGGAGCGGGACGCTTCGAGGCGTACGACGAGGACGAGGGCTACGACGGCCCGTTCGACGGCCCCTTCGAGGACGAGAACGAGGGTGAGAACGAGCGCGGCACGGAGTACGACGGTCAGGGCGCCGTGAGCGGCGACGCACGGCCGTCGGAGCCGGACGGCACCGGCGGCACCGACGGTGGAAACGGCGGCGGCAACGGCGGGGACGGCGGCGGCAGGGACCCGAGCCGGCCGCCCCGCATACCGATGCCCCGGATCTCCGTCGAGGACAGCGGGCTGCCGCTGCCCGAGCCCTCCGGTATCACAGCGGCCCCACTGGTGCTGCCGCACGACGTCCTGAAGTCGCTGCTCGGAGCGTGGGCGCTGGCCGCCTGCTCGGCCGCGGAGGCGGCGGCCGTCGAGGAGCACCTCGGCGCGTGCGGCACATGCGCGGACGAGGCGCAGCGGCTGCGCGCGGCGGTCGGTCTGCTGCACCAGCCGGAGAGCCTGGACCTGGATCCGACGCTGCGCAACCGGGTCCTGGAGAGCTGCCTGGAGCGCCGGCAACCTGCCATCCCGGTACCCGAGTGGACGGCACCGTACGACGCCGAGACCGCCCGTCTCTACGCGCTGCTCCAGGACATCGGCGACGCCGAGTGGCACGCCCCGGTGCGGCTGCGGTGGTTCGAGCGCGACGTGGCGACGAGCCGCCGTACGACGGTCGCCGGGGTGATCGCGCACCTGATGTCGGTCGACGGGCTGGTCGCGGTCGCGCTGGGCCTCGAGGACCCGCTGGGCGAGGCGGAGGGAGAGACCCCGCTGGCCCCGGCCGCGCGCACCGAGGCGTGCTGGAAGGCCTCGCGCTTCCCGCCGACGCGCTCCGTGGGGGCGCCGTGGCGGGAGCAGAGCCACAGCATCGTAAGGACCGTGTCCTTCGCCGGCGGCGGCGGTCAACTGACCGTCCCGTACGGCGACTTCGAGCTGCCGCTGCGCGACGCGATGCTCGACCGGGCCTTCGAGTGCTGGGTGCACGCGGACGACATCGCGGAGGCGGTGGACTACCCGTACGAGACGCCCTCGGCGCGCCATCTGAACCAGATGGTCGACCTGGCGGCCCGCATGCTGCCGGCCGTTCTCGCGGCCAGACGCCGCGCGGGCCTGGCCTCGCCCGGCGCGGCCCGCCATCTGGTCACCGCGGGCGCGCCCGGCCGCAGCCTGCGCCTGGAGATCGAGGGTTCGGGCGGCGGCGAGTGGCTGATCCCGCTCGACGCCCCGGGAGCGGTGGGCTCCGCCGATCACGAGGTGGCCCATGTCGCCCTGGACGGTGCCGAGTTCTGCCGCTTGGCCGCGGGCCATGTGCCTCCGGCGGAGGCTGCGGCGGGTCAGGTCGGCGACCGGGAGGCGATCAGGGACGTCCTGTTCGCGGCGGCTTCGTTGAGCCGGATGTAG
- a CDS encoding ABC transporter substrate-binding protein, with the protein MTGRRYSRSTFFPVFTRPVRRASALSAGALAACAALTAGCGVIPGATGGAGDGPIKVMTWAPENTNATNKPGMPAMASAYARWINAHGGINGRRLKVLYCNDHNDSVDAAKCAQRAVDENVVAVVGSYSQFGDTYLAPLESAGIPYIGGYGVTNDEFTSVTSYPVNGGQATLLAGLGTALAANCGPVTLVRPDSIAGDELPPLLDSGLKSGRHTPADDLLAAEDSTEYGVPAERALQASTKDPVKKGCVVPALGERTDTFMDSFRRAREGFPSVRTATVLGSVDQTVINSTGGANSPYEGSYITGWYPVTSDARWNRMKKVINEEAFGDNRIDPADAGVQTTWIAYTVLKAVLEQIGTGEVSADSVRRTLDNGLKVNTGGLTPTLQWQRYTGKLAGVGFARLVNAHVTLQVVREGRLVSAQKSGVVDVTTTLENADLD; encoded by the coding sequence ATGACCGGCAGGCGATACTCGCGCAGCACCTTCTTCCCCGTCTTCACCCGCCCCGTCAGAAGAGCATCCGCACTTTCCGCGGGCGCTCTGGCGGCGTGTGCCGCGCTGACCGCCGGATGCGGGGTCATCCCCGGTGCCACGGGGGGCGCCGGGGACGGCCCGATCAAGGTCATGACCTGGGCGCCCGAGAACACCAACGCCACCAACAAGCCGGGCATGCCCGCCATGGCCTCGGCGTACGCCCGCTGGATCAACGCCCACGGCGGCATCAACGGCCGCCGGCTCAAGGTCCTGTACTGCAACGACCACAACGACAGCGTCGACGCCGCGAAGTGCGCCCAGCGCGCGGTCGACGAGAACGTGGTCGCGGTCGTCGGCTCCTACAGCCAGTTCGGCGACACCTACCTGGCCCCGCTGGAGAGCGCGGGCATCCCGTACATCGGCGGGTACGGCGTCACGAACGACGAGTTCACCAGCGTCACGTCCTACCCGGTCAACGGCGGCCAGGCGACGCTCCTGGCCGGCCTCGGCACGGCGCTCGCCGCGAACTGCGGCCCGGTCACACTGGTCCGGCCCGACAGCATCGCGGGCGACGAGCTGCCCCCGCTGCTCGACTCGGGCCTGAAGTCGGGCCGGCACACGCCGGCGGACGATCTGCTCGCGGCCGAGGACTCCACCGAGTACGGCGTGCCCGCGGAGCGGGCCCTGCAGGCGTCGACCAAGGACCCGGTGAAGAAGGGGTGCGTGGTCCCCGCGCTCGGGGAGCGCACGGACACCTTCATGGACTCCTTCCGGCGTGCCCGCGAGGGCTTCCCGTCGGTGCGGACCGCGACCGTCCTCGGCAGCGTCGACCAGACGGTGATCAACTCGACGGGCGGGGCGAACAGCCCGTACGAGGGGTCCTACATCACGGGCTGGTACCCGGTGACCTCCGACGCGCGCTGGAACCGGATGAAGAAGGTGATCAACGAGGAGGCCTTCGGCGACAACCGCATCGACCCCGCGGACGCCGGAGTGCAGACCACGTGGATCGCGTACACCGTCCTGAAGGCCGTCCTGGAGCAAATCGGCACCGGTGAGGTGAGCGCGGACTCCGTGCGCCGGACCCTCGACAACGGCCTCAAGGTCAACACGGGCGGCCTCACCCCGACGCTCCAGTGGCAGCGCTACACGGGCAAGCTCGCCGGCGTCGGCTTCGCCCGCCTGGTCAACGCCCATGTGACCCTCCAGGTCGTACGGGAGGGCAGGCTGGTGTCGGCCCAGAAGAGCGGGGTCGTCGACGTGACGACGACGCTGGAGAACGCGGACCTCGACTAA
- a CDS encoding bifunctional DNA primase/polymerase — MDETIAGTEAAQIPKQRGESLLETAVRYAEERHWDVFPGTWLEAVDGVQRCSCDHVACTAPGAHPAHADWQTQATGSATVARRMWQKQPAASILLPTGRTFDALSVPETAGFLALARMERMRLTQGPVTRTPDRRMHFFVLPGVSSKVPDSVRRLGWSPGSLDLVALGEGAYVAAPPTRFGSGGAVQWARRPTPANRWLPDAEELISTLAYACGRDR; from the coding sequence GTGGACGAGACGATCGCAGGCACCGAAGCCGCCCAGATTCCGAAGCAGCGCGGGGAATCGCTGCTGGAGACCGCCGTACGCTACGCCGAGGAGCGCCACTGGGACGTGTTCCCGGGCACCTGGCTGGAAGCCGTCGACGGGGTGCAGCGCTGCTCCTGCGACCACGTGGCGTGCACGGCGCCGGGGGCGCATCCCGCGCACGCGGACTGGCAGACCCAGGCGACCGGCAGCGCGACCGTCGCCCGCCGGATGTGGCAGAAGCAGCCGGCGGCGTCGATCCTGCTGCCGACCGGCCGGACCTTCGACGCGCTGTCCGTCCCGGAGACCGCCGGGTTCCTCGCGCTGGCCCGGATGGAGCGGATGCGGCTGACGCAGGGACCGGTGACGCGCACCCCGGACCGGCGGATGCACTTCTTCGTGCTGCCGGGCGTGTCCTCGAAGGTGCCGGACTCGGTGCGCAGGCTCGGCTGGTCCCCGGGCTCGCTCGACCTGGTGGCGCTCGGCGAGGGCGCGTATGTGGCCGCGCCGCCCACGCGGTTCGGGTCGGGCGGCGCCGTGCAGTGGGCCCGCCGGCCCACGCCCGCGAACCGGTGGCTGCCGGACGCGGAGGAGTTGATCTCGACGCTCGCCTATGCGTGCGGGCGGGACCGGTAG
- a CDS encoding ABC transporter ATP-binding protein — MTDGAVVSAAAAVRVRGLWKRFGQQVAVAGIDLDLPAGKFIGLVGPNGAGKTTTLSMVTGLLRPDQGSVEVVGHDVWRDPVAVKARIGVLPEGLRLFERLSGRELLGYSGRLRGLPGGEVDKRATQLLDVLDLAGAQHKLVVDYSTGMRKKIGLAAALLHNPEVLFLDEPFEGVDPVSAQTIRGVLERYTASGATVVFSSHVMELVESLCDWVAVLAAGRIRATGPLAEVRGEHPTLQGAFLELVGARQLDAASDLDWLGGGAR; from the coding sequence ATGACGGACGGAGCAGTGGTGTCAGCAGCGGCAGCCGTACGTGTGCGCGGGCTCTGGAAGCGGTTCGGGCAGCAGGTCGCGGTCGCCGGGATCGATCTGGACCTGCCCGCGGGCAAGTTCATCGGACTGGTGGGGCCCAACGGGGCCGGGAAGACCACCACGCTCTCCATGGTGACCGGGCTGCTCAGGCCCGATCAGGGATCCGTCGAGGTCGTGGGCCACGACGTGTGGCGGGACCCGGTGGCGGTCAAGGCGCGGATCGGCGTCCTGCCCGAGGGACTGCGGCTCTTCGAGCGGCTGTCGGGCCGGGAACTGCTCGGATACTCCGGGCGGTTGCGCGGGCTGCCGGGCGGCGAGGTCGACAAGCGGGCCACCCAGCTCCTCGACGTCCTCGATCTGGCCGGGGCCCAGCACAAGCTCGTCGTCGACTACTCGACCGGCATGCGCAAGAAGATCGGGCTCGCGGCCGCTCTCCTCCACAACCCCGAGGTCCTCTTCCTCGACGAGCCGTTCGAGGGGGTCGACCCGGTGTCCGCGCAGACCATCCGGGGCGTCCTGGAGCGGTACACGGCCTCCGGCGCCACCGTCGTCTTCTCCTCCCACGTCATGGAGCTCGTCGAGTCGCTGTGCGACTGGGTCGCCGTGCTGGCGGCGGGCCGGATCCGCGCGACCGGCCCGCTGGCCGAGGTGCGCGGTGAACACCCCACCCTCCAGGGGGCGTTCCTGGAGCTCGTGGGCGCGCGGCAGCTCGATGCCGCCTCCGACCTCGACTGGCTGGGCGGCGGGGCCCGATGA
- the purU gene encoding formyltetrahydrofolate deformylase → MSEQSGRAAAPADQYVLTLSCPDKQGIVHAVSSYLFMTGCNIEDSQQFGDHDTGLFFMRVHFSAEPPVTVDKLRASFAAIGDSFQMDWQINRADEKMRIVLMVSKFGHCLNDLLFRARIGALPVEIAAVVSNHTDFAELVGSYNIPFHHIPVTKDTKAQAEARLLELVREQNVELVVLARYMQVLSDDLCKQLSGRIINIHHSFLPSFKGAKPYHQAHARGVKLIGATAHYVTADLDEGPIIEQEVERVGHDVTPDQLVAIGRDVECQALARAVKWHAERRILLNGRRTVVFA, encoded by the coding sequence ATGAGTGAGCAGTCCGGCCGAGCCGCGGCCCCCGCCGACCAGTACGTCCTCACCCTCTCCTGCCCGGACAAGCAGGGCATCGTGCACGCCGTGTCGAGCTATCTGTTCATGACCGGCTGCAACATCGAGGACAGCCAGCAGTTCGGCGACCACGACACGGGACTGTTCTTCATGCGCGTCCACTTCTCGGCGGAGCCGCCGGTGACGGTGGACAAGCTGCGGGCGAGCTTCGCGGCGATCGGTGACTCCTTCCAGATGGACTGGCAGATCAACCGCGCCGACGAGAAGATGCGCATCGTCCTGATGGTCAGCAAGTTCGGCCACTGCCTGAACGACCTGCTGTTCCGGGCCCGTATCGGTGCACTTCCGGTGGAGATCGCGGCCGTGGTCTCCAACCACACGGACTTTGCCGAGCTGGTGGGGTCGTACAACATTCCCTTCCACCACATTCCGGTCACCAAGGACACCAAGGCGCAGGCCGAGGCGCGGCTGCTGGAGCTCGTCCGCGAGCAGAACGTCGAACTGGTCGTCCTCGCCCGCTATATGCAGGTGCTCTCGGACGACCTGTGCAAGCAGCTCAGCGGCCGGATCATCAACATCCACCACTCCTTCCTGCCGAGCTTCAAGGGCGCCAAGCCGTACCACCAGGCGCATGCGCGGGGCGTGAAGCTGATCGGCGCCACGGCGCACTACGTCACCGCCGACCTCGACGAGGGCCCGATCATCGAGCAGGAGGTCGAGCGCGTCGGCCACGACGTCACTCCGGACCAGCTGGTCGCGATCGGCCGCGACGTGGAGTGCCAGGCGCTGGCGCGGGCCGTCAAGTGGCATGCGGAGCGACGGATTCTGCTCAACGGGCGCCGGACGGTCGTGTTCGCCTAA
- a CDS encoding transcriptional regulator: protein MAARPLVARQPNERLQALIQEAGCSNAGLARRVNMCGAEHGLDLRYDKTSVARWLRGQQPRGRAPAIIAEALGRKLGRTVTIDEIGMANGKNLASGVGLQFSPTVLGAIEQVCELWRSDVGRRDFLSGSSVAASALVEPSRDWLISAPDSQVARQAGPRVGHSDVAAVRAMTQALTDLDHQYGSGHVRPVVVHYLNSVVSGLLAGSYREAVGRDLFAAVARLTELAGYMAVDTGQPGLAQRYYIQSLRLAQAAGDRGYGGYVLAASMSHLAAQLGNPREIAQLARAAQEGARGRVTPRAEAMFFAAEARGHALLGDARAAQAASGRAITAMDSADADSGDDPAWIAHFDEAYLADELAHCHRDLGQAEAAARCAEQSLAGHPEKRARRRAIGYVLLATAQVQQREIEQACSTGMKAVELLETLRSNRGAEYLEDFQQRLEPYRDEPVVREFGARLDVQQAA from the coding sequence ATGGCCGCGAGGCCTCTCGTCGCGCGACAGCCGAACGAACGGCTGCAGGCGCTCATCCAGGAGGCGGGGTGCTCGAACGCCGGGCTCGCCCGCCGGGTCAACATGTGCGGTGCCGAGCACGGTCTCGATCTGCGCTACGACAAGACGTCCGTGGCCCGCTGGCTGCGCGGACAGCAGCCACGGGGGCGGGCGCCCGCGATCATCGCCGAGGCGCTCGGCCGCAAGCTGGGCCGTACGGTCACGATCGACGAGATCGGCATGGCCAACGGCAAGAACCTCGCCTCGGGCGTGGGTCTCCAGTTCTCGCCGACGGTACTGGGGGCCATCGAGCAGGTCTGCGAGCTGTGGCGCAGCGACGTGGGCCGGCGGGACTTCCTGTCCGGCTCCTCCGTCGCCGCGTCCGCGCTCGTCGAGCCGAGCCGCGACTGGCTGATCTCGGCGCCGGACTCGCAGGTGGCGCGCCAGGCGGGACCGCGCGTGGGGCACTCCGACGTGGCGGCCGTCCGCGCGATGACGCAGGCGCTGACCGATCTCGACCACCAGTACGGCAGCGGGCATGTGCGCCCGGTCGTCGTGCACTACCTCAACAGCGTGGTCTCCGGGCTGCTCGCCGGCTCCTACCGGGAGGCGGTCGGCCGGGATCTGTTCGCCGCGGTGGCCCGGCTGACCGAGCTGGCCGGGTACATGGCCGTCGACACCGGCCAGCCGGGGCTCGCCCAGCGCTACTACATCCAGTCCCTGCGCCTGGCGCAGGCGGCGGGCGACCGGGGGTACGGCGGCTATGTGCTGGCCGCGTCCATGAGCCACCTCGCCGCCCAGCTCGGAAACCCGCGGGAGATCGCGCAGCTCGCGCGGGCGGCGCAGGAGGGGGCGCGGGGGCGCGTGACCCCGCGCGCGGAGGCGATGTTCTTCGCGGCCGAGGCGCGCGGGCATGCTCTGCTGGGCGATGCGCGGGCCGCTCAGGCGGCGTCCGGGCGGGCGATCACCGCCATGGACTCGGCCGATGCCGACTCCGGGGACGACCCGGCCTGGATCGCGCACTTCGACGAGGCCTACCTGGCCGACGAACTGGCGCACTGCCACCGTGACCTCGGGCAGGCCGAGGCGGCGGCGCGGTGCGCGGAGCAGTCGCTGGCCGGGCATCCCGAGAAGCGGGCGCGCAGGCGGGCTATCGGTTATGTGTTGCTCGCCACGGCACAGGTGCAGCAGCGCGAGATCGAACAGGCGTGCAGTACGGGCATGAAGGCGGTCGAACTCCTGGAGACGCTCCGCTCCAACCGGGGCGCGGAGTACCTGGAGGACTTCCAGCAGCGGCTGGAGCCGTACCGGGACGAGCCCGTGGTGCGGGAGTTCGGAGCGCGGCTGGACGTGCAGCAGGCCGCGTGA